From the genome of Maridesulfovibrio ferrireducens, one region includes:
- a CDS encoding glutaminyl-peptide cyclotransferase: MHKYHIIIGLVALALILPIFAAKSHARNFRHKAPIINCKILNSFPHDESAYTQGFLYHDNFFYESTGKHGHSSIRKIEPESGKLCTEYKIDQNLFGEGLCLWNKKIFQLTWKSGKCFVYDSKSLACTGSFKYNGQGWGLTSDGQFLIQSNGSDSLTFRDPHDFKKINTLKITDGDTKIFRLNELEYADGVILCNVWYKDKIGAIDPVSGKIKFWLDISNLRPLAGKKAEVANGIAWDNKNKRLFVTGKFWNKIFEIKLHQPKQITSDL; encoded by the coding sequence ATGCATAAATATCATATAATTATCGGATTAGTAGCGCTTGCCCTTATCTTGCCCATTTTTGCAGCAAAAAGCCATGCTAGAAATTTTCGACATAAGGCCCCTATAATCAACTGTAAAATTCTAAACTCATTTCCTCACGACGAATCCGCCTATACTCAAGGTTTTTTATATCACGATAATTTCTTCTACGAAAGCACAGGAAAGCACGGACACTCTTCCATCCGCAAAATTGAACCGGAAAGCGGCAAACTATGCACTGAATATAAAATTGATCAGAACCTTTTCGGCGAAGGGCTATGCCTATGGAATAAAAAAATATTTCAGCTCACATGGAAATCTGGAAAGTGCTTCGTATATGATTCAAAGTCCCTTGCGTGCACAGGCTCATTCAAATACAACGGCCAAGGCTGGGGACTCACCTCTGACGGGCAGTTTTTAATTCAAAGTAATGGTTCAGATTCGCTCACATTTCGAGACCCGCATGATTTCAAGAAAATAAACACTCTTAAGATCACTGACGGAGACACAAAAATATTCCGCCTAAATGAGCTTGAGTATGCAGACGGAGTCATCCTTTGTAATGTATGGTACAAGGATAAAATAGGTGCAATCGACCCCGTAAGCGGAAAAATAAAATTCTGGCTGGACATTTCCAACCTTCGTCCTCTTGCGGGAAAAAAAGCGGAAGTTGCCAACGGGATTGCATGGGACAATAAAAATAAACGACTTTTCGTCACTGGTAAATTCTGGAACAAAATTTTTGAAATTAAATTACATCAACCGAAGCAAATTACATCTGACTTATAA
- a CDS encoding acyl-CoA dehydratase activase, which yields MNKSLGICAGASTIGMVLISSEYGKTTVLKTVSVSHEGNPAATILSTLKKFGNLENISIATTGRKFRHLLNLPSISEPQALESALSFIDLAKEGYRTLLSAGGETFMAYLLSPEGKVETVHTGNKCASGTGEFLVQQLSRMGLDLKSMADMDENLPPHKVSGRCSVFCKSDCTHALNKGIEKDAVVAGLARMMAGKCLELLRKLPSDKVALIGSCTLNKFMVRELKKELPDLVIPEHANCMEALGAALWAAENGKFHSDNFSELIIKGNTSFTFLPPLRDYIDFVEFHEEEQAEFTSGNKLALGLDVGSTTTKGVLVDLSTLKIIASCYLRTDGDPIGASRNVYSELAKQIPAGTTAEIMGVTGSGRNIAGLHAGTEGIINEITAHAAAAVHYNPEVDTIFEIGGQDAKYTWLKNSVPCDYAMNEACSAGTGSFLEESAKETLGIGVTDIAEVAFKGQNPPNFNDQCAAFIGSDLKLASQEGVPLDDMIAGLVYSICINYSNRVKGNRTLGNKIFMQGGVCYNKAVPVAMAALTGCKIIVPPHPGLTGAFGVAIEAAKRTQQGILSEGIFDPELLSKREVHYKSPFICNGAGRDCDLGCFIARIEINNKIFPFGGICNRFDNSKISAHKIEGEDLVTWREKRVYRDLKEPEKGQPVIGMNRSLLMNTWFPFYNTFFSSLGFGVRLPSSVDAESIEQKGAPFCHPVELAHGSMGELLKLNTDHVFLPHLRSLPLKSGDRSSACVLVQGEPYYLRSAFPELENRSVLTPVIHMQEGIDQVRKVLVKTAKNLGIKSGKATQAFEEAVAEQNRFFDDLLKKGEQFLTDLKKDPEKNAVALFGRPYNAFNSWANKSIPAKFSTRSIDIIPCDMLPRTETEGCNKDRNMYWATGEQILDSADYAAKHPQLFGTFITNFSCGPDSFLLSHFRRAMGKKPSLTLELDSHTADAGIETRIEAFLDIVNGFKRQNINPDSNKKDFIPARSETRNKISGITDSKGKWRPINDPEVILLIPSLGEISTDFLAASMSRDNIRYKVLPHADEKALKLGRNNSSCKECLPLQLTAGALLAHLEERKGSEVSLFLMPTAKGPCRFGQYSVFMNDLVSRLEIPDLAIFSPSSTNGYGGLSTKVTLGIWQGIVAGSILEDIHATIVTAAKDKENALKLFWKVRQNLLDAMKTDWKEFSTALHKGAKDLSVIKLEKPIKEYPVISLLGEIYVRHDPLARRNLPERLSSEGFIVRVAPVLEWMKYTDWLNRKGLEGKAGLGSIIKQGVKGYYEKRIRSILSASGLVNFSGPDIQKIVKTAEPHISKHLTGEAVLTVGASLHEIITPSCGVISIGPFGCMPSRVAESILSENFKAISAGKKASSVLEDDTRLPFLAIETDGNPFPQLIEARLEAFCLQASRLHLRQLTLKNK from the coding sequence ATGAACAAATCATTAGGCATTTGCGCCGGAGCTTCTACCATAGGCATGGTTCTAATTTCTTCAGAGTACGGAAAAACAACCGTGCTCAAAACAGTTTCGGTTTCTCACGAAGGAAACCCCGCTGCGACAATTCTTTCCACTTTAAAAAAATTCGGAAACCTCGAAAACATAAGCATTGCGACCACTGGCAGAAAATTCAGACACCTATTAAACCTGCCTTCCATATCCGAACCGCAAGCCCTTGAGTCAGCCCTGTCCTTTATTGATCTTGCAAAAGAGGGTTACCGCACACTTCTCAGTGCTGGCGGAGAAACGTTTATGGCATATCTTCTAAGCCCGGAAGGTAAGGTCGAAACTGTTCATACCGGAAATAAATGTGCATCCGGTACAGGTGAATTTCTTGTGCAGCAACTCAGTCGTATGGGCCTTGATCTCAAGTCCATGGCTGATATGGATGAAAACCTGCCTCCGCACAAAGTGTCAGGCAGATGCTCGGTATTTTGTAAAAGTGATTGTACTCACGCCCTGAACAAAGGAATCGAAAAAGACGCGGTAGTTGCCGGACTGGCCCGCATGATGGCCGGAAAATGTTTAGAACTGCTCAGAAAACTTCCTTCTGATAAAGTAGCACTCATCGGAAGCTGCACCCTGAACAAATTCATGGTCAGAGAACTGAAAAAAGAATTACCGGACCTTGTCATTCCAGAACATGCCAACTGCATGGAAGCTCTCGGAGCCGCTTTATGGGCTGCTGAAAACGGAAAATTTCACTCCGATAATTTCAGCGAACTGATCATTAAAGGAAACACCAGTTTTACCTTTTTGCCCCCTCTTAGAGATTACATAGATTTCGTAGAATTCCATGAAGAAGAACAAGCTGAATTTACTTCCGGCAACAAGCTTGCGTTAGGTCTTGATGTCGGTTCAACGACAACAAAAGGAGTTCTGGTAGATCTATCAACTCTAAAAATCATCGCATCCTGCTACCTGCGCACTGACGGAGATCCAATCGGAGCCTCGCGCAACGTATACTCCGAACTGGCAAAACAAATTCCTGCGGGAACCACAGCCGAAATCATGGGTGTCACTGGCTCAGGACGCAACATTGCGGGCCTTCATGCCGGAACGGAAGGCATCATTAATGAAATTACCGCACACGCCGCGGCGGCAGTTCATTACAATCCAGAAGTTGATACAATTTTTGAAATCGGTGGACAGGATGCCAAATATACATGGCTGAAAAATTCAGTCCCATGCGATTATGCCATGAATGAGGCTTGCAGTGCCGGAACCGGATCATTTCTGGAAGAAAGCGCCAAAGAAACTCTTGGAATTGGAGTAACCGATATCGCAGAAGTTGCTTTCAAAGGACAGAATCCACCCAATTTCAACGATCAATGTGCGGCCTTTATCGGATCAGATTTAAAGCTGGCAAGTCAGGAAGGAGTGCCGCTTGATGATATGATCGCAGGTCTGGTTTATTCTATATGTATCAACTATTCCAATAGAGTTAAGGGCAACCGCACACTTGGTAACAAAATTTTCATGCAAGGCGGAGTCTGCTACAACAAAGCCGTTCCTGTTGCTATGGCGGCCCTTACCGGCTGTAAAATAATAGTGCCTCCGCATCCCGGCCTGACAGGAGCTTTCGGAGTCGCCATCGAAGCGGCAAAACGTACACAGCAAGGGATACTGTCCGAAGGAATATTTGATCCTGAACTACTCTCGAAAAGAGAAGTTCACTACAAATCTCCCTTTATCTGTAACGGTGCAGGCAGAGACTGTGACTTAGGATGTTTCATCGCACGCATTGAAATTAATAATAAAATTTTCCCCTTCGGCGGCATCTGTAACAGATTTGATAATTCTAAAATTTCCGCACATAAAATCGAAGGCGAAGACCTCGTTACATGGCGCGAAAAAAGAGTTTACCGCGACCTGAAAGAACCTGAAAAGGGTCAACCCGTTATCGGTATGAACCGCTCATTACTGATGAATACATGGTTTCCGTTCTACAATACTTTTTTCAGTTCACTTGGATTCGGAGTCAGACTCCCTTCCTCGGTTGATGCCGAAAGTATTGAACAGAAAGGCGCTCCCTTTTGTCATCCCGTTGAGCTTGCCCACGGCAGCATGGGCGAACTGTTAAAACTGAATACAGATCACGTTTTTCTGCCTCATTTACGATCACTGCCACTTAAAAGCGGCGACCGCTCTTCCGCGTGTGTACTTGTGCAGGGTGAACCGTACTATTTGCGTTCAGCCTTTCCCGAACTTGAAAACAGATCCGTGCTGACTCCTGTAATTCATATGCAGGAAGGAATAGACCAAGTCCGCAAAGTTCTCGTTAAAACAGCAAAAAATCTCGGTATAAAATCAGGCAAGGCCACGCAAGCTTTTGAAGAAGCTGTTGCCGAACAGAACCGCTTTTTTGACGACCTTCTCAAAAAAGGTGAGCAGTTCTTAACAGACCTCAAAAAAGATCCGGAAAAGAATGCTGTCGCTCTCTTCGGCAGGCCGTATAATGCTTTCAATTCATGGGCTAATAAATCAATCCCTGCCAAATTTTCCACACGTTCTATCGATATTATTCCTTGCGATATGCTGCCGAGAACAGAAACCGAAGGATGTAATAAAGACCGCAATATGTACTGGGCAACGGGTGAGCAGATTTTAGATTCAGCGGATTATGCGGCAAAACATCCGCAGCTTTTCGGTACATTCATCACAAATTTTTCATGCGGACCGGACTCGTTTCTGCTCAGCCATTTCAGACGCGCCATGGGCAAAAAACCATCTCTTACCCTTGAACTGGACAGCCACACCGCGGACGCCGGAATAGAAACCCGCATTGAAGCCTTTCTTGATATTGTAAACGGTTTCAAACGACAGAATATTAATCCTGACTCAAACAAAAAAGATTTTATTCCCGCACGCAGTGAAACCCGCAATAAAATTTCAGGGATCACTGATTCCAAAGGGAAATGGCGTCCTATAAACGATCCCGAGGTAATACTCCTTATTCCTAGCCTCGGAGAAATAAGCACAGATTTTCTGGCAGCCTCAATGAGCAGAGACAATATCCGCTACAAAGTGCTGCCCCACGCTGACGAAAAAGCACTTAAACTGGGACGAAATAATTCATCCTGCAAAGAGTGCCTCCCGTTGCAATTAACAGCCGGAGCTTTGCTTGCTCACCTTGAAGAAAGAAAAGGGTCCGAAGTTTCACTCTTCCTTATGCCCACGGCAAAAGGACCGTGCCGTTTCGGGCAGTACTCTGTCTTTATGAATGACCTTGTCAGCCGACTGGAAATACCGGATCTTGCTATTTTTTCTCCCAGCTCTACAAATGGTTACGGAGGATTAAGCACAAAAGTAACTCTCGGCATATGGCAGGGAATCGTTGCCGGATCTATTCTTGAGGACATCCACGCAACTATTGTGACAGCAGCAAAGGACAAGGAAAACGCACTAAAACTATTCTGGAAAGTACGACAAAATTTACTTGATGCAATGAAAACAGATTGGAAAGAATTCTCAACAGCACTTCACAAGGGAGCGAAAGACCTTTCCGTTATTAAACTTGAAAAACCTATTAAAGAATATCCCGTAATTTCACTTCTCGGTGAAATATATGTCCGGCACGATCCGCTTGCACGGCGCAATCTGCCTGAGCGGCTTTCATCGGAAGGATTTATTGTACGGGTTGCCCCTGTTTTGGAATGGATGAAATATACTGACTGGCTGAATCGCAAAGGACTTGAAGGTAAAGCTGGACTGGGGTCCATCATCAAGCAAGGCGTAAAGGGATACTATGAAAAACGGATTCGCTCTATCCTGTCAGCAAGCGGACTTGTAAACTTTTCCGGTCCGGATATTCAGAAAATAGTAAAAACAGCCGAGCCTCATATTTCTAAACATCTCACAGGCGAAGCGGTGCTTACAGTCGGAGCCTCACTGCATGAAATTATAACTCCATCCTGCGGAGTTATTTCAATCGGTCCATTCGGTTGTATGCCCTCTCGCGTGGCAGAATCAATACTCAGTGAAAATTTCAAAGCTATATCCGCAGGTAAAAAAGCTTCGTCTGTTCTTGAAGATGACACGAGACTCCCCTTTCTCGCCATAGAAACAGACGGAAACCCCTTTCCTCAACTGATAGAGGCTCGCCTCGAAGCTTTCTGCTTACAAGCCTCAAGACTACATCTTCGCCAGCTCACACTTAAAAACAAGTAA
- a CDS encoding S1C family serine protease — protein MRLKFLGLLLLIMISVAGCKTAGTGKGGDTNYSMFFTPADHITQLVQQKNLLKAEQVWVQNKAFFNENPETRPQLEALASSIKLMFQPKLTASKARVDSITWPAPVEQWPIIEDKLTDAGEMIATAASESILTVFNQVPAELAQLQSSKAKKTKIITDGTAAAFQKYPLLTGKSFFEIYPVKLNNTDFLDSQADFFTKTILAAKGTGVPHLMNTYGPDLSENFKNNLGAQYYKNALRRVAGKSTPSLRAIIKAFQSTTKAGFDVAEIPDCKIAFVRVTSKTMMKQHGIEFGLGIDVDMPIQAEQAEAHGMFNSQTAKDADIIILINEAVSKINRKTTGYKAEKSKLITGYRETYNNKYDKTQMIYQNAQMANNGLQFKINQFKMQGLGGALALMTMQSEIDLNEKHFLSAQANATNTPRMLNLPVYQKYNYKIVTVKDAKQASVQYYIIDRRNKAYYENHFDITQQRTFKVAYGVQDEDPEANSILSKFKTEQDLENYEKQPVSVNLSDILGHYASQRGKDKKYTNIAKIQKSILHDRNKALAEFYSNKYDSDTGNDPRFDSVVVVFNPQGGMGSGFFVTDDVILTNFHVVEGSQFAEMKLHNNMETFGKVMVYDMHRDLALIKIQTRGKPVTFYSKKSLPAGVTLEAIGHPEAYPYTITRGVFSAYRNLQGMGPAPSGRKVRYIQTDAPINHGNSGGPLFYKDKLVGVNTWGLSKQATEGLNFSVHYAEIIDFLKQNGINYRK, from the coding sequence GTGAGGCTTAAGTTTTTAGGATTATTGCTATTAATAATGATCTCTGTCGCTGGCTGTAAAACTGCCGGAACAGGTAAAGGCGGAGACACTAATTATTCAATGTTCTTTACGCCTGCGGACCACATCACGCAGTTGGTACAGCAAAAAAACCTGCTTAAAGCTGAACAAGTCTGGGTGCAGAATAAAGCCTTTTTCAATGAAAATCCTGAAACCCGCCCACAGTTAGAAGCACTTGCTTCATCCATAAAACTTATGTTTCAGCCTAAACTGACAGCCTCAAAAGCTCGTGTAGATTCTATTACATGGCCTGCGCCGGTTGAGCAGTGGCCCATAATTGAAGATAAACTTACAGATGCCGGCGAAATGATTGCTACCGCAGCATCTGAATCAATACTTACTGTATTTAATCAGGTTCCGGCTGAACTTGCTCAGTTGCAATCTTCCAAGGCAAAAAAAACAAAAATCATAACTGACGGCACAGCAGCAGCATTTCAAAAGTACCCGCTTTTAACTGGAAAAAGTTTTTTTGAAATCTATCCGGTAAAGCTTAACAATACAGATTTTCTGGATTCGCAAGCAGATTTCTTCACAAAGACAATCCTTGCAGCAAAAGGAACAGGCGTTCCTCATTTGATGAACACTTACGGCCCTGATCTTTCAGAAAACTTCAAAAATAATCTTGGAGCGCAGTACTACAAAAATGCTCTCCGCCGTGTTGCAGGGAAAAGCACTCCATCCTTACGCGCTATAATCAAAGCCTTCCAGAGCACGACAAAAGCCGGATTTGATGTCGCTGAAATTCCGGATTGTAAAATTGCCTTCGTCAGAGTTACCAGTAAGACAATGATGAAACAGCACGGCATTGAATTCGGGCTCGGCATTGACGTTGATATGCCCATTCAGGCTGAACAGGCTGAAGCACACGGAATGTTCAATTCGCAGACCGCAAAAGATGCGGATATCATAATTCTGATCAATGAAGCTGTTTCAAAAATAAACCGCAAAACAACCGGATACAAAGCAGAAAAAAGTAAGCTAATCACTGGGTATCGCGAAACTTACAATAATAAATACGACAAAACTCAGATGATTTACCAGAACGCTCAAATGGCTAACAACGGGCTCCAATTCAAAATAAACCAGTTTAAAATGCAGGGACTTGGCGGAGCTCTTGCATTAATGACAATGCAGTCAGAAATCGATCTGAATGAAAAACATTTTCTATCAGCGCAGGCCAATGCAACAAATACTCCGCGCATGCTGAATCTGCCAGTCTATCAAAAATACAACTACAAAATTGTAACTGTAAAAGACGCAAAGCAGGCTTCAGTTCAATACTACATCATCGACCGCCGCAATAAAGCTTACTATGAAAATCATTTTGATATAACACAGCAGCGTACTTTTAAAGTTGCTTACGGTGTTCAGGATGAAGACCCGGAAGCGAATTCCATCCTGTCCAAGTTCAAAACAGAGCAGGACCTTGAAAACTATGAAAAACAGCCTGTCAGCGTCAATTTGTCCGACATTTTAGGACATTACGCTTCTCAAAGAGGCAAAGACAAAAAATATACAAACATAGCTAAAATTCAAAAATCCATTCTCCATGACCGGAACAAGGCTTTGGCTGAATTCTACTCAAATAAATATGATTCCGACACCGGAAACGATCCGCGCTTCGATTCTGTTGTCGTCGTTTTCAACCCGCAAGGCGGAATGGGAAGCGGATTCTTTGTCACAGACGATGTTATTCTGACAAACTTTCACGTAGTTGAAGGAAGTCAGTTTGCAGAAATGAAACTCCATAATAACATGGAAACATTCGGTAAGGTGATGGTTTATGACATGCACCGTGACCTTGCTCTGATAAAAATACAGACACGCGGAAAACCGGTCACATTCTATTCTAAAAAATCCTTGCCCGCAGGTGTAACTCTCGAAGCTATAGGTCACCCCGAAGCATATCCTTACACCATTACTCGCGGTGTTTTCAGTGCATACAGAAACCTTCAAGGCATGGGCCCGGCTCCTTCAGGCCGCAAGGTTCGCTACATTCAGACTGACGCCCCCATTAACCACGGTAACTCCGGCGGTCCTTTGTTCTATAAAGATAAGTTGGTCGGTGTGAACACATGGGGACTCTCTAAACAAGCAACCGAAGGCCTTAACTTCTCAGTTCATTATGCCGAAATCATCGACTTTCTTAAACAAAACGGCATAAATTATCGCAAATAG
- a CDS encoding tetratricopeptide repeat protein, whose protein sequence is MGSNTTFFQYQPPSKKEEKTTPELVTVVSLKSEVEVRGKKKKYWLVRETPGEMFELQEINSNHVPSGPIRLVSSEEFSSLYTLELDYWHQEVRPGMDNLDKTVQRGESHRAQGELYSAEMEYAGALEVDEGNVRATFGLGLTYLDKGDIEKAQEIFSKVLQLKSAFKVEHKHMFNDFGISMRKSGMYKEALQYYNRGVDLDSEDENLYFNIARTHFEAGDWENCFRYLTLCLEKNKGVEEARKFCFYIIEKSTNDDDMLREFGSAEVGTKLRSDILSLLRKMQVAAGVELDEAIEKTHQIRDRMLAIDEEERHLREMEKGLYNLDENNK, encoded by the coding sequence ATGGGATCAAATACTACATTTTTTCAGTATCAGCCTCCGTCAAAGAAGGAGGAAAAAACTACTCCTGAATTAGTTACAGTAGTTTCCCTTAAGTCAGAAGTTGAAGTCCGGGGAAAGAAAAAAAAGTATTGGCTGGTGCGTGAAACCCCCGGAGAAATGTTTGAATTACAAGAGATTAATTCTAATCATGTTCCCTCCGGTCCTATTCGATTAGTATCCAGCGAAGAATTTTCTTCACTCTATACTCTGGAATTGGATTATTGGCATCAGGAAGTTCGCCCCGGTATGGATAATTTGGATAAAACAGTACAAAGAGGTGAAAGTCATAGAGCTCAAGGTGAACTCTATAGTGCCGAGATGGAGTATGCCGGAGCACTGGAGGTGGACGAGGGTAACGTTCGCGCTACTTTCGGGCTTGGTCTTACTTATCTTGATAAAGGGGATATAGAAAAAGCTCAGGAAATATTTTCCAAGGTATTGCAGCTTAAATCTGCTTTTAAGGTAGAACATAAACATATGTTTAATGATTTCGGCATTTCTATGCGTAAAAGCGGAATGTATAAAGAAGCGTTGCAGTATTATAATCGAGGGGTAGATTTAGACAGCGAAGACGAAAATCTTTATTTTAATATAGCCAGAACTCATTTTGAAGCGGGAGACTGGGAAAACTGTTTTCGTTATCTGACCCTGTGTCTTGAGAAAAACAAAGGCGTGGAAGAAGCTCGAAAATTCTGTTTTTATATTATTGAAAAGAGTACAAATGATGATGATATGCTCCGGGAATTCGGATCAGCTGAGGTCGGTACCAAGCTTCGCAGTGATATCCTGTCCTTATTACGCAAAATGCAGGTTGCAGCCGGAGTTGAGCTTGATGAAGCTATTGAAAAAACTCATCAGATACGGGATCGTATGCTCGCAATTGACGAGGAAGAAAGACATCTTCGCGAAATGGAAAAAGGTCTTTATAATCTAGACGAGAACAACAAGTAA
- a CDS encoding TrkH family potassium uptake protein, translated as MKSKASSPFWVPIYAFLTTIITGGLLLKLDICHPGKSLSLLDAIFTATSAVCVTGLAVVDTGSFFSRTGQTVILTLIQLGGLGIMTYASLVIYLLGKKVSAADRIAVSQTLIHDPSFNIGRFIVGVVTAVLSIELIGAVLLNRMDPQGFAPYSAIFHSVSAFCNAGFSLYPDSLSTWKDHAGINFVFIALIVMGGLGFYVLTELWQKLCDYIRRKKRPITAHPISWQTYIVLETTLFLIIAGTVALLLAESLRAHVIPNFESNELSALFQSVTCRTAGFNTLDISSMTNISLIFMIFLMLIGGSPGSCAGGLKTTTFRALFGFVISKIRGRSQVRVGWYALTEDSINKSLTIMALAGVILGTAVILLSITEGGNIPHTQARGHFIEILFETVSAFATVGLSTGITPKLTSAGKIIIISLMFVGRLGPVWLLTAINSWQSEPRYKVPEDDLSLG; from the coding sequence ATGAAATCAAAAGCATCTTCCCCATTCTGGGTGCCCATATATGCCTTCCTGACCACAATCATCACAGGTGGTTTATTATTGAAACTGGACATTTGCCATCCGGGCAAATCTCTTTCACTCCTTGATGCAATATTCACAGCAACATCCGCAGTCTGCGTAACCGGGCTTGCTGTGGTTGATACAGGTTCCTTTTTCAGCCGCACAGGTCAAACCGTAATCCTGACGCTGATACAGCTCGGCGGCTTAGGAATCATGACCTATGCCAGCCTCGTAATATATCTTCTGGGTAAAAAAGTCAGCGCGGCAGACCGCATTGCTGTAAGCCAGACGCTTATTCACGACCCATCGTTTAATATCGGCAGATTTATTGTCGGAGTGGTCACCGCAGTTCTTTCAATTGAACTGATCGGAGCCGTTCTCCTAAACAGAATGGACCCCCAAGGTTTTGCACCTTATTCAGCAATATTCCACTCCGTATCAGCATTCTGTAATGCGGGATTCTCATTATATCCAGACAGTCTTTCCACTTGGAAAGACCACGCAGGCATCAACTTTGTGTTCATTGCTCTCATAGTCATGGGTGGCCTTGGATTCTATGTTTTGACCGAGCTATGGCAGAAATTATGCGACTACATCCGCAGAAAAAAACGCCCTATCACAGCGCACCCTATTTCATGGCAAACATATATAGTGCTTGAAACAACTCTTTTTTTAATCATTGCAGGCACTGTTGCTCTTTTGCTGGCGGAAAGTTTAAGGGCCCATGTAATACCGAACTTTGAAAGCAATGAATTAAGTGCCCTATTCCAATCAGTCACCTGCCGAACAGCCGGATTCAACACTCTGGACATTTCCAGCATGACCAACATTTCGCTTATTTTCATGATATTTCTGATGCTTATCGGAGGATCTCCGGGATCATGTGCCGGAGGTTTGAAGACAACGACTTTCCGCGCCCTTTTCGGATTTGTTATCTCCAAAATAAGAGGAAGGAGTCAGGTCCGTGTCGGCTGGTATGCTCTGACTGAAGACAGCATAAATAAATCCCTGACCATAATGGCTCTTGCCGGAGTAATCCTCGGAACGGCAGTAATTCTGCTCAGTATAACTGAAGGCGGCAACATTCCCCACACTCAGGCCAGAGGACATTTTATCGAAATTCTGTTTGAAACCGTTTCAGCGTTTGCTACAGTAGGTCTTTCCACCGGAATAACCCCGAAGCTGACTTCCGCCGGTAAGATAATTATCATTTCGCTGATGTTCGTGGGAAGACTCGGTCCGGTATGGTTGCTGACGGCCATTAACAGCTGGCAAAGCGAACCTCGCTATAAAGTACCTGAAGACGATCTTTCATTGGGTTAA
- a CDS encoding TrkA family potassium uptake protein has product MADRIEVGVIGLGKFGLELARNLRELGHGVTGVDSSTERVKVAKPYLTQVFQADGTDQQTLEQLSFQDFNYVVVSTGDSMEASILVVLNLQEIGVKKIWVKAMSAAHKKVLSKLGVDFVVFPEHFAAKQLAYKLATPGMLDYLSMGQDVLIKEKEVCEWKGKTLKDLNLTNNFQVQVIAIRKNGSSELNFVPKANDPLQEHDILVLIGAHENLLKIS; this is encoded by the coding sequence ATGGCAGACAGAATAGAAGTAGGAGTTATCGGACTCGGTAAATTCGGGCTCGAACTAGCCCGCAACTTACGGGAACTTGGCCACGGAGTAACCGGAGTCGATTCCAGTACTGAAAGGGTGAAAGTAGCAAAACCCTACTTGACTCAAGTATTTCAAGCTGATGGAACAGACCAGCAGACACTGGAGCAGCTCAGCTTTCAGGATTTTAACTATGTTGTAGTCTCCACCGGAGATTCCATGGAAGCAAGCATTCTGGTTGTTCTCAACTTGCAGGAAATCGGTGTTAAAAAAATATGGGTTAAAGCCATGAGCGCCGCTCACAAAAAAGTTTTGAGCAAACTTGGAGTAGATTTCGTTGTCTTTCCAGAACACTTTGCCGCAAAACAATTGGCATATAAACTCGCAACCCCCGGAATGCTGGATTATCTTTCCATGGGGCAGGATGTTCTTATAAAAGAAAAAGAAGTGTGTGAATGGAAAGGAAAAACTTTGAAAGATTTGAATTTAACAAATAATTTTCAAGTTCAGGTTATTGCAATCAGAAAAAATGGATCGTCCGAGCTTAATTTTGTTCCCAAAGCCAACGACCCTTTACAAGAACATGATATACTCGTCCTGATAGGCGCCCACGAAAACCTCTTGAAAATATCTTAG